A region from the Oceanidesulfovibrio marinus genome encodes:
- a CDS encoding peptidoglycan DD-metalloendopeptidase family protein has protein sequence MFDAKPDLDMAMANVSQEDSLRRKLSVDALRDRLKGDPNKEKKLREACEGFESIFINKLWQQMRKSVPKEGFLHSKEEEIYQSMFDEEMSKKIASAGGIGLADILYEQLQQQAQLVSRATSPTKATEPIPINAETGLRPPDVETVRPVNVSRIKPLSDVEGQGGESVASDSESFLDGLYTPVDDGVSSSRGASAPPPSDARIAAGEPPEPRLTPENMRHLEKPQRPAKADPIEDRTVVASAGAGFAAARAGLGGSAASGMEETKSMQLTASLPVLEQPVDGVVSSSFGWRNDPFTGKRAYHAGVDYQAPQGTPVHACWDGEVVFAGQRPGYGKVVVLEHTGGWRSFYGHAEGLDVSQGEMVKAGHKIASVGSTGRSTGPHLHFELRNEGQAYDPEGLRRTMLARQEQGITGS, from the coding sequence ATGTTCGACGCCAAGCCGGATCTCGACATGGCCATGGCGAACGTTTCCCAGGAGGACTCCCTCCGCCGGAAGCTGTCCGTCGATGCGCTGCGTGACCGCCTCAAGGGCGATCCGAACAAGGAGAAGAAGCTGCGCGAGGCGTGCGAGGGGTTTGAGTCCATCTTCATCAACAAACTCTGGCAACAGATGCGCAAGTCCGTGCCCAAGGAGGGCTTTCTCCACTCCAAGGAGGAGGAGATCTACCAGTCCATGTTCGACGAAGAGATGTCCAAGAAGATCGCCAGCGCAGGCGGCATAGGTCTCGCGGACATCCTTTACGAGCAGCTCCAGCAGCAGGCGCAGTTGGTCAGCAGGGCCACATCGCCCACCAAGGCCACGGAGCCCATTCCCATCAATGCCGAGACCGGCCTACGCCCGCCGGACGTCGAGACGGTCCGGCCCGTGAACGTGAGCCGGATCAAGCCGCTGTCCGATGTCGAAGGCCAGGGTGGTGAGAGTGTAGCCAGCGATTCCGAAAGCTTCCTCGACGGTCTGTACACGCCGGTGGATGATGGCGTTTCTTCGTCGCGCGGCGCATCCGCGCCCCCGCCGTCCGATGCCCGCATCGCTGCCGGGGAGCCGCCGGAACCCAGGCTGACGCCCGAGAACATGCGCCATCTGGAGAAGCCGCAGCGACCGGCCAAGGCCGATCCCATCGAGGATCGCACCGTGGTCGCCTCCGCAGGCGCCGGTTTCGCCGCCGCCCGAGCCGGGCTGGGCGGTTCTGCCGCGTCGGGTATGGAGGAGACCAAGAGCATGCAACTGACGGCCTCCCTGCCTGTTCTGGAGCAGCCCGTGGATGGCGTTGTCAGCTCGTCCTTCGGCTGGCGCAACGATCCCTTTACCGGCAAGCGCGCCTACCACGCCGGAGTGGATTATCAGGCCCCGCAGGGCACGCCGGTGCATGCGTGCTGGGACGGGGAGGTCGTTTTTGCCGGGCAAAGGCCAGGATACGGCAAGGTTGTAGTCCTGGAGCATACCGGCGGGTGGCGCAGTTTTTACGGTCATGCCGAGGGGTTAGATGTATCTCAGGGTGAGATGGTGAAAGCTGGCCACAAAATTGCAAGTGTTGGATCAACAGGCCGTTCCACCGGACCGCATCTCCACTTCGAGCTGCGCAACGAGGGACAGGCCTATGACCCTGAAGGGCTCCGCAGGACCATGCTGGCAAGACAGGAGCAGGGTATCACGGGATCCTAG
- a CDS encoding flagellar export chaperone FlgN: MYRMIIENLQRQNKAFMLLGLLLEEEYSQLKERAPERVTQLEMQIHELVRQICDERGDVRKVAPERLAGLIAELPPELMAADMVEGLERVIGLSDEQKALPLADLLTKLLESVDANEQGTVRQAEKNAELALALMDQNSAMAEYLYSQITPKEKQQTYSSHGRYKSSKSEAAMLNGRL, translated from the coding sequence ATGTATAGAATGATTATAGAGAATCTCCAGAGACAGAACAAAGCGTTCATGCTCCTCGGCTTACTGCTTGAGGAAGAATATTCCCAGCTGAAGGAACGCGCGCCGGAACGGGTGACTCAGCTCGAAATGCAGATCCACGAGCTGGTTCGGCAGATATGCGACGAGCGGGGCGATGTGCGCAAAGTAGCGCCCGAGCGGCTGGCCGGTCTTATCGCCGAGCTTCCGCCGGAGCTCATGGCCGCGGATATGGTCGAGGGCCTCGAAAGGGTGATCGGCCTTTCCGACGAGCAGAAGGCGCTGCCCCTGGCCGACCTGCTGACAAAGCTGCTGGAAAGTGTGGACGCCAACGAGCAGGGCACTGTTCGCCAGGCCGAGAAAAACGCCGAGCTGGCCCTGGCCCTGATGGACCAGAACAGCGCCATGGCCGAGTATCTCTACAGCCAGATCACGCCCAAGGAAAAGCAGCAGACTTACTCGTCGCACGGTCGGTACAAATCATCCAAAAGTGAGGCCGCTATGCTCAACGGGAGGCTCTGA